In Crassostrea angulata isolate pt1a10 chromosome 4, ASM2561291v2, whole genome shotgun sequence, one genomic interval encodes:
- the LOC128180620 gene encoding uncharacterized protein LOC128180620, protein MTGVKLSIQKRNFTTCLKSIVHHVRDQITGSQGQPFAQRLPLGWVVIGEICIGKVHPPKDVNVNKAHILNDGRCTTFPVCHNNINVKDNDDIFIRTPFDNKIGPSVEDRKFVALMDAEFHKDTDGFWSAPLPFKESKPVMPNNYSQAWKRALILNTSLKKDHHKRQHFFAFMSKVLASGAAEVAPSDIPGECWYLPLFGVYNSKKPDQIRGVFDSSAVFQDVSLNSVLMSGPDLTNNLVGILMRFRENAIAISGDIQQMFYAFRVHEDHRDYLRFFWYEDNNFEKPLIQYRMKAHVFGNTPSPAVATYGLRKASSVGDDDVRKFVYNNFYVDDGLTSLATESEAINLMRKTQATLKNNGNIRLHKIASNSVNVMKSFPIDDLGSDLKELNHCADICNLPVQHSLGMQWDLNCDMFVFKISNAETPYTRRGLLSTMNRIFDPMGFISPVTISGKILHRELVSPGCHWDEPLTEEHLRRWRIWIDSLIQSTLEFPE, encoded by the coding sequence ATGACAGGCGTAAAACTTTCCATCCAGAAGAGAAATTTTACCACCTGTTTGAAATCGATTGTACATCATGTGCGCGACCAAATTACTGGCAGccaaggtcaaccctttgctcAACGTCTTCCACTAGGATGGGTCGTCATTGGTGAAATTTGTATTGGTAAAGTTCATCCTCCAAAGGAcgtgaatgtaaacaaagcgcaTATTCTTAATGACGGAAGGTGCACCACCTTTCCAGTGTGTCACAACAATATCAATGTCAAGGACAATGATGACATATTCATACGAACACCATTTGACAACAAGATTGGACCTTCTGTTGAGGACCGCAAGTTTGTAGCTCTTATGGACGCAGAGTTCCACAAAGACACTGATGGTTTTTGGTCCGCACCATTACCTTTCAAGGAGTCAAAACCAGTGATGCCTAACAATTATTCACAGGCCTGGAAACGTGCTTTGATCCTCAACACAAGTTTAAAGAAAGATCATCACAAACGTCAACACTTCTTTGCATTCATGTCAAAAGTCTTAGCTAGTGGGGCAGCAGAAGTTGCTCCTTCCGACATACCTGGGGAATGCTGGTATTTACCCCTTTTTGGGGTGTACAATTCGAAAAAACCGGATCAAATCCGAGGAGTATTCGACTCGTCGGCTGTGTTTCAAGACGTTTCATTGAACAGTGTGTTAATGTCTGGACCAGACTTAACAAACAACCTTGTTGGAATCCTCATGCGTTTCCGTGAAAATGCAATTGCTATCAGTGGTGACATTCAGCAAATGTTTTATGCATTTCGTGTTCATGAGGATCATCGTGATTACCTCAGATTCTTTTGGTACGAGGATAACAACTTTGAAAAACCTTTAATACAATACCGAATGAAAGCTCACGTTTTTGGTAACACACCATCTCCAGCTGTTGCCACCTATGGACTTCGAAAAGCATCATCTGTTGGTGACGATGATGTTCGTAAATTTGTTTACAACAACTTTTACGTCGATGATGGACTGACGTCGCTTGCTACAGAATCAGAAGCAATCAACCTGATGAGAAAAACACAAGCAACACTGAAAAACAACGGAAACATTCGTCTCCACAAAATCGCTTCAAACAGTGTGAATGTGATGAAATCATTTCCTATAGATGACCTAGGAAGCGATTTGAAGGAACTAAATCATTGTGCAGACATATGCAACTTACCTGTACAACACAGTTTAGGAATGCAGTGGGACTTAAACTGTGATATGTTTGTGTTCAAAATCTCTAATGCTGAAACACCTTACACCCGCAGAGGCCTTCTATCGACAATGAACCGTATCTTTGATCCAATGGGATTTATTTCTCCAGTCACTATCAGTGGAAAAATTCTACACCGTGAACTTGTATCTCCTGGATGTCACTGGGATGAACCACTTACGGAGGAACATTTGAGAAGATGGCGAATCTGGATTGATTCATTGATACAATCAACTTTAGAGTTCCCCGAATGA